Sequence from the Prunus persica cultivar Lovell chromosome G5, Prunus_persica_NCBIv2, whole genome shotgun sequence genome:
TAAATGATTTTTATGCTTGTGTTCTTCAAACAATTATCGTTCTAGATAAACTCTTATAAGTCATCACCACAAAACACTTCTCAATATTTGTAACACTGCCTGCAGCTACAAGTCTCTTCAAGTTGCTGCTCAAGTACAGGCCTGAAGACAAAGCAGCAAAGAAGGAGCGTCTGCTGAAAAGAGCTCAAGCTGAAACTGAAGGAAAAACTGTTGAGGCAAAGAAGCCAATTGTTGTGAAATATGGACTCAACCACGTAACCTACCTGATTGAGCAGGTTGCTAATCTATCACTGCATGCATCATATTGATTTGTTCCTTTCAGTGATTCTTGTTAAATGCATATGAGTTATCCTAACCAATGAGATGGTTTCCTGTCTCACAGAATAAGGCTCAGCTAGTTGTTATTGCTCATGATGTGGACCCCATCGAGTTGGTTGTATGGCTTCCAGCCTTGTGCAGGAAGATGGAGATCCCATACTGCATTGTGAAGGGGAAATCACGCTTGGGAGCGGTATAACTCAGTAATTTTTTCTTGTATTCTTGATATAATTAGGTATAACTCTGTGTCGTGAAAGatctaaatatatatatgttgctgTGCTCACAGATTCTCCACAAGAAAACAGCGGCTGCACTTTGCTTGACCACTGTTAAGAATGAGGATAAGTTGGAGTTCAGCAAGATTCTGGAGGCTATCAAGGTATATTAAAAGATTCACGCACATGATATACATGTCCTTATTGTTTTTTAACTGATATGATTTGTAAATGCGCAAGATATACATGTTGCctcattttttaaatgattttcaGGCCAACTTCAACGACAAGTACGATGAGTACAGAAAGAAGTGGGGAGGTGGTATCATGGGCTCGAAATCACAGGCCAGGACCAAGGCGAAGGAGAAGCTCTTAGCAAAGGAAGCCGCACAGAGGCTCAACTAGGAAGTATCTTCCAGAGAGAGGAGAGTGTGttggtcattttcttctgttttttctgGTTCTTTGAAGACTAGTCTGTCCCCCTATTATCACTTACAAATCAACTTGCGCTTTTATATCACTCTGGTTAGAGTGTGGATATGGTTTTTGATAGAACATCTGTAGCATCTAcatttctcttcatctattttCATCCAAACCAGTTATCCTTTACTGTGTTCCATTCTTCAACCATGGTTGCATAATTTGTCTGGTTTTATCAAATAGTTACTAGCTAGCTAATAACTGTTGTTTTTGCGTTCATATGAATGCTATTACGAGCCTGAAGGATTCTCATCCGCATCTCTCGCCAGGGGAGGAAGGCGATGTAATATCTTATAAATTTATTCATGAAACACTTTTTTGAGTAaatagtttaaattaattcttCTCCATAACGCAAGTTGAATGAAGTCGCCTTGAATTTCCAAACATCTGAAACCAAATCTTTTTGCCCATATCAAAATTTAAAGCATACGTTAAATCAGTGGCCTAAGCCTGGAGCATAGAAGAATTTACATTTAGCTTGATCGTCATGGAAACACACAGATACAAAGTAGGGTAACAAGAATATGCGGTAACCGGAAACAGGAAAAACAACAGGAAAATGTGgcttaaaaacaaattaaattttttcatattttgttgggaatataatttgaaatttaattcctcccaaaaataaatttgaaatttaattcctcccaaaaataaatttgaaattgaataatggaaaatgaatatatgttataaaaaattatttttatttttgcccaCTTGGGTAAGGATTGGTCCAATATAGTTGGTAGTATTCAGACCAAAagtaaaaagggaaaaaaagagcTAGTtggtaaatttgtaataataaattttatatgtCATGTGAAGCTCACGTGCACTCCCAAGGGGCGATCTCATATAATTCCTACATAGTTATAACCTACATCACAGCCAAAGAATACACAGCGAGCCAGAATCTGATTGGTCCGTGACCCAAAGACCTCGATGAGTCGCTGACCAAGCCATTGATCGAAGCATAAGCAACAATTGAGAGCAAGCGAGCGAGCGAGACATCGTTAGGACCCAACTCAACAACACGACTCGGCTCACTTACCTGGTCCAAGATGGAACTTGCACCACACGACCCGGGTTCTAAACTGCTCCGACCCGACGAACCAGAGCTCGACCTCTACACCATTCCAAGCCACTCTAGTAAGTTCCCTCCccctttccttcttttaaaacaaaaccctaaccctagctTTAATTCAAAACCCTAATCGCTCCTCACGTTGGAACTAGCTCGGAAAAAGGTTTCCTGGGTTCTGTTTAGATTTTATGAAGTTATTTGTTAATGTATATAGCAGAAGCCTAGGTCTGAgctttttgtcttttattttttctcaggCTGGTTTTCGTGGGATGAGATTCATGAAACTGAGAGAATTGCTTTGAAAGAGTACTTCGATGGAAGCTCAATTTCAAGAACGCCAAAAACATACAAGGAATACAGGGACTTTATTGTTAGTAAGTACAGAGAAGACCCTTCTAGGAAACTCACATTCACTGAGGTTAGAAAGTCACTTGTGGGTGATGTTAGTTTGCTCCACAAGGTATTTAATTTCTTGGAGAAGTGGGGTTTGATTAATTTCAGTGCAAATTTGGGTGTCAACGGTGGTTTTGGCATTGAGGGTGAAGAGAGGTCTAAGGTTAAGGTTGAGGATGGGGTCCCCAATGGGATCCGTGTGGCTGCGATGCCGAATTCAATTAAACCAATTTTACCCATTTCAGCTCCCCCTAAAGCTGGGGATGCTGGGGGTGGAGTTGTGAATAGAATCACTTTGGCTCCGTTGGCATCATATTCTGATGTTTTTGGTGGTTTAAAGAAGGAGGAGGGGTTGGTTTGTGGCAATTGTGGTGGACATTGTGAAACTGGACACTACAAGTATAGCAAGGTATTTTCACTGGTTCTTCAATTTGTGCTGTAGTAAATTTGTTTGTCCTTAGTTTTCTGTACCAAAACTTAATTTAACTTCTGTATCTGTTTATCATATTTGGCAGGGTGATTTTCTAATTTGCATAAAATGTTTTGAAAATGGGAACTATGGGGAGAACAAATTGAGGGATGATTTCAAGTTAAATGAGGCAATTGAAAAGAGTGGTACTAACGGAGTGGAGTGGACTGAATCTGAAACTCTACTACTTTTAGAATCTGTTCTGAAGCATGGGGATGATTGGGAGTTTGTTGCTCAGAATGTTCAGACCAAGACGAAATTTGATTGTATTGCTAAGCTCATTGATCTGCCTTTTGGGGAGCTTGTGTTGGGTTCTGCCTACAGAAAAGGCAATCCTAGCAGCTTTAGTGGTAATTTGATCTCTTCAGAGCGCATTCAGTTATCTTCATCTGAATGTCAAGATACTGTCGAAACCAATGGTCAGTTGCATGAGCAGACAGATGACTGCAAGCAGAATGGAGATATTTTGGATCAAGACCCACCTTTGAAAAGGCAGCGCATTGCTTCCCTTTCGGATGCTAGTAGTTCACTGATTAAACAGGTACATACCTTACTGGcccaatttataaatatttaacttCTTGGTGAGCTATATTTTCGGACATCAGTTCTTGTtcaattctatttttatgatACCAATAAAATTACTAAACTGGTTATTAGGGGTCTAGTTTAGTTTGCCAGTGCTTTGACATATCATGGCTGAAAACACTATACATGCACGTatgaatgaagaaagaaaaatgttgaGAGGTTGATTtcattatttgtttctttttaactGTGGTGTTTAGTTCTGTTTCCCTTCTTTTCCCGTCATCTTAATATGCATAACAAAATACTAAGGTTGTTTCCATTAGGTAGCTGCCataacaaccatggttggtcCACATATTACATCTGCCGCAGCTGAGGCTGCCGTTAATGCACTTTGTGAAGAAACCTCTTGTTCAAGGGAGATATTTAATGCTGACGATGATTCTATTCCTAATGGCTTGTGGTCTCCCGCTAAAAATTGTGAGACAGAGAGGTTATTTATCCAACTGATTCCAACTGATGCTTCAtatatacttttatttgttattgtaTTATGTTGATGTTAAAGTTCTGAAACTTCTTATTTCTTATCAATTTCAGAGTTCATGGTGAGGATTCTGAAATGAAGGAAAGGCCAACTCAATCAGGTATTTGAAGCAAAGCCAATTATATGACATGATTTGTACAGTTTGCTACAACCAACTTGGAATACAGGAATAAGGGAGAAGTTTCTTCTGtaaatagttatatatatttggccTAATTTAAGTTAGTGTTTGGTGATTGTTGTTGGTTTCCATTACACTTTTCTAATATTTGTTTAGTCGCTGTGTTATTTTGCTGGTGATCTAGTTATTGCATCATTTCAGTCCTAACCGTCTCTATTTGAATTTCTATATTTTATAGAGAGTCGGCATGCAATCTTTAAAAAAGACGACATACCTCCAACTTTGCAAATTAGAGCTGCCATTGGAACAGCTCTTGGAGCAGCTGCTGCTCACGCAAAATTATTGGCCGATCAGGAGGATAGACAGATTGAACATCTAATGGCAACCATAATTGGGACGCAGGTATATATCGtagttttatattattttagtttGGTTCCCCTCCTTTGTCTCTGTGTTTTTGGCCCTTTTTGCGTGAGGGAGTTGATAGCCATGTGATTTTCTCCCCATTTGTTGCAAGTCTTGCTTGCTGCATATGATCTTAatccttccttcttttttttggcatgAATGTTTATGTAGATGAAGAAGTTGCACAGCAAACTCAAGCATTTTGAAGATCTGGAGCTGATCAGGAAGAAGGAATGTGCTCAAATCGAAGAAGTAGAGGATATTCTAGTTGAAGAGCGGATGAATATCTTACAGAGGACATTTGATTCTGGTGTACCTAGATGGAGGGATCATCCTTCTTTAAAATCTTGAAATGTTTGTTGTATCTTTAGATGTAAAGTAGAGTAGAAACATAGACGACGAGAGCAGTGATGTGTCTTCTTAGTAAAGGCTGTTCAATTCTTTAGGTGTTTACTGCTTGGATTTATAATTCTTGCTGATTGGGGTGGGAGGCGCGGCGCTGCGGTGTGGGTGGGTTAGCAAATAGGGTTGACGAACAGAAACTTTGTACAATTAGGATCCTATCATTTCTCCAAATGCTAACATTCTAAGATTCAATGCAATTATGCAATTCCTTATTATGTTCTTCTTCACTGTTGATCAGGTGTTATATATGATATTTACATCTTCATGTTCTGCAGTGTTGTGATTTTATAGCTCATACAAATGGTGATAAGATTTGTGATTGGATTGACGATGCGTCAAAATGCCAACTAAACACAAATTGAAATAATGTGCAacctaaattaaaaatttgttgcAATGTGTCACCtgtagtttaattttttttacgtCTTCattctaaaaattaaaattgcacATGATTCGCATGTGACCTTGTTGAAGGGTTGAAATATCGGTACTTTCTTTTAAAAGGATAACGTGCAAAATACATGCAATATTATGAGTAGAAAAAAGGGGGTAAATTTCACTTTACTACC
This genomic interval carries:
- the LOC18777085 gene encoding 60S ribosomal protein L7a-1, with the translated sequence MAPKRGVKPAAAAKKKTEKVVNPLFEKRTKQFGIGGALPPKRDLHRFVKWPKVVRIQRKKRILKQRLKVPPALNQFTKTLDKNLATSLFKLLLKYRPEDKAAKKERLLKRAQAETEGKTVEAKKPIVVKYGLNHVTYLIEQNKAQLVVIAHDVDPIELVVWLPALCRKMEIPYCIVKGKSRLGAILHKKTAAALCLTTVKNEDKLEFSKILEAIKANFNDKYDEYRKKWGGGIMGSKSQARTKAKEKLLAKEAAQRLN
- the LOC18776344 gene encoding SWI/SNF complex subunit SWI3A, with protein sequence MELAPHDPGSKLLRPDEPELDLYTIPSHSSWFSWDEIHETERIALKEYFDGSSISRTPKTYKEYRDFIVSKYREDPSRKLTFTEVRKSLVGDVSLLHKVFNFLEKWGLINFSANLGVNGGFGIEGEERSKVKVEDGVPNGIRVAAMPNSIKPILPISAPPKAGDAGGGVVNRITLAPLASYSDVFGGLKKEEGLVCGNCGGHCETGHYKYSKGDFLICIKCFENGNYGENKLRDDFKLNEAIEKSGTNGVEWTESETLLLLESVLKHGDDWEFVAQNVQTKTKFDCIAKLIDLPFGELVLGSAYRKGNPSSFSGNLISSERIQLSSSECQDTVETNGQLHEQTDDCKQNGDILDQDPPLKRQRIASLSDASSSLIKQVAAITTMVGPHITSAAAEAAVNALCEETSCSREIFNADDDSIPNGLWSPAKNCETERVHGEDSEMKERPTQSESRHAIFKKDDIPPTLQIRAAIGTALGAAAAHAKLLADQEDRQIEHLMATIIGTQMKKLHSKLKHFEDLELIRKKECAQIEEVEDILVEERMNILQRTFDSGVPRWRDHPSLKS